In Chloroflexota bacterium, one DNA window encodes the following:
- a CDS encoding cobyric acid synthase — MLAPVLMVVGTASSVGKSTLVSALCRIAARRGIRVAPFKAQNMSNNAAVTANGEEIARSIAVQAAAAKLTPSVQMNPILIKPEGQRRSQIIVQGRPWRTLEAIDYWQRKQMLWEIVANSLDQLRQTYDLVIAEGAGSPVELNLKAHDITNMRVATYAQAQTLLVGDIDVGGIFAAMLGTLMLLEPEERQLIAGLIVNRFRGDPDLFTDGIQILEQRSNKPVLGVVPWLPQLGLPEEDAVALERPDQTTNNASLTIGVIQLPAIANFDDFDPLAQEQGVAVRYINQPHELQHCQALILPGTKHTLAARQWLTEHGFDRAIQQFQGPIVGICGGYQLLGQQIDDPEAVEGTGGSMAGLGLLPTTTIFQRHKQTRQVQALSHLPWAKTYPLTGYEIHMGRTELLADQPAFSIEQAESTHADGCMRADGKVWGCYIHGIFANTEFRQAWLSSLGWQVQPSIQPIDPFERLADHVEACLEPNLLAKLLGT, encoded by the coding sequence ATGCTAGCCCCAGTTTTGATGGTCGTTGGAACCGCCTCGTCGGTTGGTAAAAGCACCTTGGTTAGTGCGCTTTGCCGAATCGCCGCCCGCCGTGGCATTCGCGTTGCACCCTTCAAAGCCCAAAATATGAGCAATAACGCCGCTGTTACTGCCAACGGCGAAGAAATTGCCCGTAGTATTGCAGTCCAAGCAGCGGCAGCTAAACTCACACCCAGCGTGCAGATGAACCCAATTTTGATCAAGCCTGAAGGCCAACGCCGGAGCCAAATTATTGTGCAAGGCCGACCGTGGCGCACGCTTGAGGCAATCGATTATTGGCAACGTAAACAGATGCTCTGGGAAATTGTTGCCAACAGCCTCGATCAGTTACGCCAAACATATGATTTGGTGATAGCTGAGGGCGCTGGCAGCCCAGTTGAATTGAATCTTAAAGCTCACGATATTACCAATATGCGCGTGGCAACCTATGCTCAAGCCCAAACGTTGTTGGTCGGCGATATTGACGTTGGCGGGATTTTCGCGGCGATGTTGGGCACATTGATGCTATTAGAGCCAGAGGAACGTCAATTAATCGCTGGCTTAATTGTCAATCGGTTTCGTGGCGACCCCGACTTATTTACTGATGGGATTCAAATTCTCGAACAACGCAGCAACAAACCAGTCTTAGGGGTTGTGCCATGGCTGCCGCAACTTGGCTTGCCCGAAGAAGATGCGGTTGCTTTGGAACGACCTGATCAAACAACCAACAATGCATCCCTGACGATTGGGGTGATTCAACTACCAGCGATCGCCAACTTCGACGATTTTGATCCCTTGGCCCAAGAGCAGGGAGTGGCAGTGCGCTATATCAACCAGCCGCATGAATTACAGCATTGCCAAGCGCTGATTTTGCCAGGCACAAAGCACACGTTGGCTGCGCGGCAGTGGTTAACTGAGCATGGCTTCGATCGGGCAATTCAACAATTTCAAGGGCCAATTGTCGGCATTTGTGGCGGCTATCAGTTGCTCGGCCAGCAAATTGATGATCCAGAGGCGGTTGAAGGCACTGGCGGTAGCATGGCAGGCTTAGGTTTATTACCAACCACCACGATCTTTCAGCGCCACAAGCAAACGCGCCAAGTTCAGGCGCTCAGCCATTTGCCATGGGCCAAAACTTACCCACTAACTGGCTATGAAATTCATATGGGGCGAACTGAGCTGTTGGCTGATCAACCAGCATTTAGCATTGAACAAGCTGAATCAACCCATGCTGATGGCTGTATGCGGGCTGATGGCAAGGTTTGGGGCTGTTATATTCATGGTATTTTTGCTAATACCGAGTTTCGCCAAGCTTGGCTGAGTAGCCTTGGTTGGCAGGTTCAGCCTTCAATTCAACCAATCGATCCTTTCGAGCGGCTCGCCGACCATGTAGAAGCTTGTTTGGAGCCGAATTTATTAGCAAAATTACTGGGAACTTAA
- a CDS encoding ECF transporter S component translates to MNRATPFASRVLVGVTSLIGLVAFFYPFFLSEVQAGDNHAADAPLIMLLLGPLLLGIILADLNTHAMNSRVVAALGMLVAINAVLRLPAGPGDSPTFFFLVILTGFVYGGRFGFLLGSLSLAVSALLVAGIGPWMPFQMLAMGWLGLSTALLLPLKRWLKLADAGWGEVVMLAIFGWVWGLLFGGLMNLTFWPFSAGESAISWQPGLGLGPTLERYWAFYLLTSLGWDATRALFNVLLIMAFGKPILAVLRRFQLRLNWQTDQSIEQRT, encoded by the coding sequence ATGAACCGAGCCACACCATTTGCTAGTCGTGTGTTAGTTGGGGTAACCAGTCTGATCGGGCTGGTTGCCTTTTTTTATCCATTTTTTCTAAGCGAAGTTCAGGCGGGCGATAATCATGCTGCCGATGCGCCTTTGATTATGTTGTTGCTCGGGCCATTATTGCTTGGGATTATTCTGGCGGATCTGAATACGCATGCGATGAACTCACGGGTGGTGGCAGCCTTGGGCATGTTGGTGGCGATCAATGCAGTGCTACGATTGCCTGCTGGCCCGGGTGATAGCCCAACCTTTTTCTTTTTGGTCATTTTGACGGGTTTTGTGTATGGTGGGCGCTTTGGATTTTTACTAGGCAGCCTGAGTTTAGCAGTTTCGGCCTTGTTGGTGGCAGGCATTGGCCCATGGATGCCGTTTCAGATGTTGGCAATGGGCTGGTTGGGATTAAGCACCGCCTTGTTGCTGCCGCTCAAACGCTGGTTGAAATTGGCCGATGCTGGTTGGGGTGAAGTCGTCATGCTAGCAATATTTGGCTGGGTTTGGGGCTTGCTCTTCGGCGGCTTGATGAACCTGACATTTTGGCCATTTAGCGCTGGTGAAAGCGCAATTTCCTGGCAACCAGGTTTGGGGCTTGGCCCAACCTTAGAACGCTATTGGGCCTTTTATCTGCTAACTTCGCTTGGTTGGGATGCCACACGAGCCTTATTCAATGTTTTGCTGATTATGGCCTTTGGCAAGCCAATTCTGGCAGTCTTGCGGCGGTTTCAGTTACGGCTCAATTGGCAAACTGATCAGAGCATAGAGCAAAGAACATAG
- a CDS encoding RluA family pseudouridine synthase: MEPTANLTTIQVGEAEAGQRLDRLVSANMPDLSRTYVQQLITDLHIRVNGRGAKASLPVQIGDQIEIFLPLAKPTDIVAEDLPLDVIYEDDDVLLVNKAAGMVVHPAPGHTNGTLVNALLYRYPHLTTSGDLRPGIVHRLDKETSGLLVIAKHDQARMMLTEQQMARRMHKKYLALVEGHWREPTGTIDAPIGRNPNNRLRMMVMPEGRYAVTHYQVLEVLGPYSLVRATLETGRTHQIRVHFSYRNRPILNDALYGHRKPKETFGIERHFLHAYHLGFRLPSTGEWRSWEVPLPVELEKILTTLRTRYETIVYPDPLIEAVS; this comes from the coding sequence ATGGAGCCAACGGCCAATTTAACCACGATTCAGGTGGGCGAAGCAGAAGCAGGCCAACGTTTAGATCGGCTTGTTTCTGCCAATATGCCAGATTTATCGCGGACGTATGTTCAACAATTAATTACCGATTTACACATTCGAGTCAATGGGCGTGGCGCAAAAGCGAGCTTGCCAGTACAAATTGGCGATCAGATTGAGATCTTTTTGCCGCTGGCAAAGCCGACCGATATCGTGGCCGAAGATTTGCCGCTTGATGTGATCTACGAAGATGATGATGTGCTGTTGGTCAACAAGGCAGCAGGCATGGTCGTGCATCCTGCGCCTGGCCATACAAATGGCACATTAGTCAATGCCTTGCTCTATCGCTATCCGCATTTGACCACGAGCGGCGATTTGCGGCCTGGCATCGTGCATCGCTTGGATAAAGAAACCTCAGGGTTATTGGTGATTGCCAAGCATGATCAAGCACGCATGATGCTAACTGAGCAACAGATGGCACGGCGCATGCATAAAAAATATCTGGCACTAGTCGAAGGCCATTGGCGTGAACCAACTGGCACAATCGATGCGCCAATTGGCCGCAACCCCAATAACCGTTTGCGTATGATGGTGATGCCTGAAGGGCGCTATGCGGTTACTCATTATCAAGTGCTAGAGGTGCTTGGCCCCTATTCGTTGGTGCGTGCAACCCTCGAAACAGGCCGCACCCATCAAATTCGGGTGCATTTTTCCTATCGCAATCGGCCTATTTTAAATGATGCGCTGTATGGTCATCGCAAGCCCAAAGAAACCTTTGGCATCGAACGCCACTTTTTGCATGCCTACCATTTGGGCTTTCGCCTGCCAAGCACTGGCGAATGGCGCTCGTGGGAAGTGCCGCTGCCAGTCGAATTAGAGAAAATTTTGACGACCTTGCGCACCCGCTACGAAACAATTGTCTATCCCGACCCATTGATTGAAGCTGTTTCATGA
- a CDS encoding TraR/DksA C4-type zinc finger protein — protein sequence MTLSKAQLGYFKERLHDMHNHLNEEVQRLEEATNQLNQDAEFGVSNHIADDASDIFEREKNFALIEDRQRLIGEVEAALDRIDHGTYGICLKTGKPIPIERLEVLPYAALSIEAANS from the coding sequence ATGACTTTATCAAAAGCACAATTAGGTTATTTCAAAGAGCGCTTGCACGATATGCATAACCATCTGAATGAAGAAGTTCAGCGTTTGGAAGAGGCCACCAACCAGCTCAATCAAGATGCTGAGTTTGGGGTTAGTAATCATATTGCCGATGATGCCTCGGATATTTTTGAGCGTGAAAAGAATTTTGCCTTAATTGAAGATCGCCAACGCTTGATTGGCGAGGTTGAAGCTGCGCTTGATCGAATCGATCATGGCACTTATGGCATTTGCCTTAAAACTGGCAAGCCAATTCCAATCGAGCGGCTAGAGGTGTTGCCGTATGCAGCGCTTTCAATTGAGGCCGCCAATAGTTAA
- a CDS encoding 5'-nucleotidase C-terminal domain-containing protein, giving the protein MAKVPNLCHHLVMTKRKLLVLVALCAILSALVPLSSTLTSAAPVAIVDIQLLNVSDWHGQLDPSGTPAAGGASTIATYWNADRAANPNTITLTAGDDFGATPPLSGMFDEVPAVLAQRMMGIQVNTFGNHNFDRGVAHLQQMIELAGSPTSPLTPSSIYNNGIPFQYVAANLINTTGVLTGVAPYKIFEFQGVQVAVIGLVNEEAPSLVKPGNFGPIQITDSVAGAMAAKAQAETEGADVFVAITHKGITAPNQGPLIDFANGVTGFDLILGDHTDLNFQNTINGALVTENKSKGLQYLKVNLTYDTTTETVTNKSATFVTPTANVPKVAAIEAMLAPYRAQLAQQFDTPIGTTSGFFTRGNNVERVAEVPLGNLVTDAMRVKYGTQIAFTNGGGLRDTLPSSYTPINRNLRRASVGYPTGPGYDLVLGDIYAVLPFGNTVVTRTVTGGQLWQAMEFGLGALPGANGRFPQISGFKVTFDSSKAIGQQIQSITLDNGTQVLSNTTSIYTLATNDFTNAGGDGYTMLNDGKGTTLAVMADVVLEYISQTTPIIPSIQDRLLDVTQIQDIHDRNIPKDGTTGAMNFMITDPRLVTDPNTTTVTLTGTSSNTTLVPNANIVLTGSGINRTVTVTPVAGRTGTVTIQIRVNGQGSASDTFVVVVNDKPTANSVASLTTDEDASVTLNIGIIDSDTRASDITITAFSDDQDLVANADIVETGATNVYTRTFTIAPVLNASGTTNLNFFIQDGVSAYTQTVALTVNAVNDAPELSAFMDETINVNSTLGPILFTVADIDDAAVNLTVTAESSNTTLVPNANISIVGTGSERTLSLTPAVGQTGTTTITVTVDDGEDTFERTFVVTVVNNKLYLPLVGK; this is encoded by the coding sequence ATGGCAAAGGTGCCAAACCTCTGTCATCACCTGGTTATGACGAAGCGAAAACTACTTGTCCTTGTTGCCCTCTGCGCCATTTTGAGTGCGCTTGTTCCGCTCAGCTCAACCTTGACCAGTGCCGCGCCGGTTGCTATTGTCGATATTCAATTGTTGAATGTTTCCGACTGGCACGGGCAACTCGACCCAAGTGGTACACCAGCAGCTGGGGGAGCCTCGACGATTGCAACCTATTGGAATGCTGATCGCGCTGCTAACCCCAACACCATTACCTTAACTGCTGGCGATGACTTTGGGGCTACTCCTCCGCTTTCGGGGATGTTCGATGAAGTGCCCGCTGTGTTGGCCCAACGCATGATGGGTATTCAGGTGAATACCTTTGGCAACCACAACTTCGACCGTGGTGTTGCTCACTTGCAACAAATGATCGAATTGGCTGGCTCGCCAACCAGTCCATTAACCCCTAGCTCAATCTACAACAATGGAATTCCTTTTCAGTATGTAGCAGCCAACTTGATCAACACCACTGGCGTGTTGACTGGTGTAGCGCCCTACAAAATTTTTGAATTCCAAGGCGTACAAGTTGCGGTCATTGGTTTGGTCAACGAAGAAGCTCCAAGCTTGGTCAAGCCAGGCAACTTTGGGCCAATTCAAATTACCGATTCAGTTGCTGGAGCTATGGCAGCCAAAGCCCAAGCCGAAACTGAAGGCGCTGATGTATTTGTGGCAATTACCCACAAAGGGATCACTGCCCCAAATCAAGGCCCATTGATCGATTTTGCCAACGGCGTGACTGGCTTCGATTTGATCTTAGGCGATCACACCGACTTGAACTTCCAAAATACGATCAACGGGGCGTTGGTTACCGAAAACAAGAGCAAAGGTTTGCAGTATCTTAAGGTTAATTTGACCTACGATACCACGACCGAAACCGTAACCAACAAGAGTGCTACCTTTGTTACGCCAACCGCCAACGTGCCTAAAGTTGCTGCGATTGAAGCCATGTTGGCTCCTTATCGTGCTCAATTGGCGCAACAATTTGACACTCCGATTGGTACGACTAGTGGCTTCTTCACTCGTGGCAACAACGTCGAACGGGTTGCTGAAGTGCCATTGGGCAACTTGGTAACCGATGCCATGCGGGTCAAATATGGCACCCAAATTGCCTTTACCAATGGTGGTGGCTTGCGCGATACCTTGCCATCGTCCTACACGCCAATCAATCGCAACTTACGGCGTGCGAGCGTCGGCTACCCAACTGGCCCAGGCTATGATTTGGTGTTAGGCGATATCTATGCGGTCTTACCATTCGGCAATACAGTGGTAACCCGAACCGTTACTGGTGGCCAATTGTGGCAAGCAATGGAATTTGGTTTGGGCGCGTTGCCTGGGGCAAATGGTCGCTTCCCGCAAATTTCGGGCTTCAAAGTGACCTTCGATTCATCAAAGGCCATCGGCCAACAAATTCAATCGATCACCTTGGATAACGGCACGCAGGTGCTTTCAAATACCACTTCAATCTATACCCTCGCGACCAACGACTTTACTAACGCTGGTGGCGATGGCTATACCATGCTCAACGATGGCAAAGGCACAACCTTGGCGGTTATGGCCGATGTGGTGTTGGAGTATATCAGCCAAACGACACCAATTATCCCCAGCATCCAAGATCGCTTGCTTGATGTAACCCAGATCCAGGATATTCACGATCGGAATATTCCCAAGGATGGCACGACTGGGGCCATGAACTTCATGATTACTGATCCACGGTTGGTGACCGACCCCAATACCACCACCGTAACCTTGACCGGAACTTCATCAAACACTACTTTGGTGCCAAATGCCAATATTGTTTTGACTGGCAGTGGTATCAATCGAACGGTAACGGTCACGCCAGTGGCTGGACGTACAGGCACAGTTACCATTCAAATTCGAGTTAATGGTCAAGGCTCAGCCAGCGATACCTTTGTGGTGGTGGTGAACGATAAGCCAACTGCCAACAGCGTTGCCAGCCTGACCACCGATGAAGATGCTTCGGTCACGCTTAATATTGGCATAATCGATAGCGACACTAGAGCCAGCGATATTACGATTACAGCCTTCTCGGATGACCAAGATTTGGTTGCCAATGCTGATATTGTGGAAACTGGCGCAACCAACGTTTATACCCGTACCTTTACAATTGCTCCAGTCTTGAATGCTTCGGGCACAACCAACCTGAACTTCTTTATTCAGGATGGCGTTTCAGCCTATACCCAGACCGTTGCCCTGACCGTCAATGCGGTTAACGATGCACCTGAGCTTTCGGCCTTTATGGATGAAACGATCAACGTCAATTCAACCCTTGGGCCAATTCTGTTTACCGTGGCCGATATTGATGATGCAGCCGTCAACTTAACCGTTACCGCTGAATCATCAAACACGACCTTGGTACCAAATGCCAATATTTCAATTGTTGGCACTGGTTCAGAACGCACCTTGAGCTTGACTCCAGCCGTCGGCCAAACTGGTACAACTACCATCACGGTTACCGTTGATGATGGCGAAGACACCTTCGAACGTACCTTTGTGGTCACGGTGGTCAACAACAAGCTTTATCTGCCATTAGTTGGCAAATAA
- a CDS encoding peptidoglycan DD-metalloendopeptidase family protein, translating into MVKRTLRSVLFGVIGVAVLLGFAQSAQAEGKPTLYLPTPPGQTWEVIQGYNCGTHDGWGRLSFDLVNTEGDTYGAPIYAAADGTIFFWTGRSGSLILSHGDGYYTMYSHLSSWIEAPVGTSVKRGQYIGNAGATNPSPTVPHLHFTFFRGDGAYAYNRQPVALAFAEGHDFPDTGKCNQYAGTQLVANGEADNVAPTLEWAGPAERTWVNSGRLDWQLADNQSILGFSQNWDAPAATEKPQFAANTGFLELITGQHTAYVTAWDAAGNQASFQREIWFDPTAPSLPTTTVTESLKLNGSQASLVLNWQAASDADSGIKGYQVYFGTDPLGTSEWFVAEQQVDVGLREPGFYYFRIRSEDNAHNFSEWTTLQTVQIN; encoded by the coding sequence ATGGTGAAACGGACACTGCGCTCGGTGTTGTTTGGGGTTATCGGGGTCGCGGTGTTGCTGGGGTTTGCTCAATCGGCACAGGCCGAAGGCAAGCCAACGTTGTATCTACCAACGCCGCCAGGCCAAACGTGGGAAGTGATTCAAGGCTATAACTGCGGGACACACGACGGTTGGGGCCGACTCTCGTTCGATTTGGTCAATACCGAAGGCGATACGTATGGTGCACCAATCTATGCCGCAGCCGATGGTACAATCTTTTTCTGGACAGGCCGCTCTGGTTCGCTGATTCTCTCTCACGGTGATGGCTACTACACGATGTATTCACACTTATCATCGTGGATCGAAGCACCAGTTGGCACTTCGGTCAAGCGTGGTCAATATATCGGCAACGCAGGCGCGACTAATCCCTCACCCACAGTTCCCCACTTACACTTTACCTTTTTCCGCGGCGATGGCGCATATGCCTACAATCGCCAACCAGTGGCTTTAGCCTTTGCCGAAGGCCACGACTTTCCGGATACTGGCAAATGTAATCAATATGCTGGCACGCAATTAGTTGCTAATGGCGAAGCCGATAATGTTGCGCCAACCCTCGAATGGGCTGGCCCAGCCGAACGCACCTGGGTCAACAGTGGGCGGCTCGATTGGCAATTAGCCGATAATCAAAGCATCCTTGGCTTTAGCCAAAATTGGGATGCCCCCGCCGCGACTGAAAAACCGCAGTTTGCCGCCAACACAGGCTTCCTTGAGTTGATCACAGGTCAACATACCGCCTATGTGACGGCGTGGGATGCCGCTGGCAATCAAGCAAGCTTCCAACGGGAAATCTGGTTTGATCCAACTGCGCCCAGTTTGCCAACTACGACCGTGACCGAAAGCCTCAAGCTCAACGGCAGCCAAGCCAGTTTGGTGCTCAATTGGCAAGCAGCTAGCGATGCCGATTCAGGGATCAAGGGCTATCAAGTCTATTTTGGCACTGATCCGTTGGGGACAAGCGAATGGTTTGTGGCTGAGCAACAAGTTGATGTTGGCTTGCGCGAACCAGGCTTCTACTACTTCCGCATCCGCAGCGAAGATAACGCCCATAATTTCAGCGAATGGACAACCCTGCAAACGGTGCAAATTAATTAA